One genomic region from Gemmobacter aquarius encodes:
- a CDS encoding VOC family protein: MASGIEIIPELCVRDTAAARAMLTGIFGFAGQGDLLALGEQRIALVQGAGDIGHGGIDHLALAVSDVPAALSALQARGAVLEETTPNGPGHIAEFWDAGIAYVFLRGPEGARIELCSRLPADTRTGLPSHDHIGIPCTDIAASVGFFSGLGFATVHSVSLHRPDGVTEVRFLSAGRSVVELYEPPALRGAKNPFTANSFWRGLRLIGSGLAAGERTGPDGLRLTLI, encoded by the coding sequence ATGGCCAGCGGCATCGAGATCATACCCGAACTTTGCGTGCGCGACACCGCCGCCGCACGGGCCATGCTGACCGGCATCTTCGGCTTTGCAGGACAGGGCGATCTGCTGGCCCTCGGCGAGCAGCGCATCGCGCTTGTGCAGGGCGCGGGCGACATCGGCCACGGCGGCATCGACCATCTGGCCCTTGCGGTGTCAGATGTGCCCGCAGCCCTTTCGGCGCTTCAGGCCAGGGGCGCCGTGCTGGAAGAAACCACCCCGAACGGCCCCGGCCATATCGCCGAATTCTGGGACGCCGGCATCGCCTATGTCTTCCTGCGCGGTCCCGAAGGCGCGCGGATCGAGCTGTGCTCGCGCCTTCCCGCCGACACTCGCACGGGCCTGCCAAGCCATGACCATATCGGCATCCCCTGCACCGACATCGCGGCAAGCGTGGGCTTTTTCAGCGGTCTCGGTTTTGCCACGGTCCATTCGGTCAGCCTGCACCGCCCCGATGGCGTAACCGAGGTCCGCTTCCTTTCGGCAGGCCGCTCGGTCGTCGAGCTCTATGAGCCGCCCGCCTTGCGCGGTGCGAAAAACCCGTTCACTGCCAACAGCTTCTGGCGCGGTCTTCGCCTGATCGGGTCTGGCCTCGCCGCGGGCGAGCGGACCGGACCGGACGGCTTGCGCCTGACGCTCATCTGA
- the gph gene encoding phosphoglycolate phosphatase (PGP is an essential enzyme in the glycolate salvage pathway in higher organisms (photorespiration in plants). Phosphoglycolate results from the oxidase activity of RubisCO in the Calvin cycle when concentrations of carbon dioxide are low relative to oxygen. This enzyme is a member of the Haloacid Dehalogenase (HAD) superfamily of aspartate-nucleophile hydrolase enzymes (PF00702).), which translates to MVDAVIFDLDGTLVDSAPDIHSGVNELLAAEGVAPLAFATVRSFIGGGVAVLITRVIAATGLPATRHADLCSRFIARYEHDPGGLTRPYDGVEAALDALADLPLGLCTNKPEGPTRALLAHLGWSGRFSVIVGGDTLAVRKPDPAPLALAIQQIGGGPVLFVGDSEVDAETAHRAGVPLLLFSGGYRSTPVADLAHRAAFDHWQDMPALVR; encoded by the coding sequence ATGGTTGACGCGGTGATCTTCGATCTGGACGGCACGCTGGTGGATTCGGCGCCAGATATCCATTCGGGCGTGAATGAACTTCTGGCGGCCGAGGGTGTTGCCCCTTTGGCCTTTGCCACGGTGCGGAGTTTCATCGGCGGCGGCGTTGCGGTGCTGATAACACGGGTCATTGCCGCGACGGGCCTGCCTGCGACGCGCCACGCCGATCTGTGCAGCCGGTTCATCGCGCGTTACGAGCATGATCCGGGGGGGCTGACGCGCCCCTATGACGGGGTCGAGGCCGCGCTGGATGCGCTGGCCGATCTGCCGCTTGGCCTGTGCACCAACAAGCCCGAGGGGCCGACGCGGGCACTGCTGGCGCATCTGGGCTGGAGCGGGCGGTTTTCGGTCATCGTGGGCGGCGACACCTTGGCCGTCCGCAAACCAGACCCCGCCCCGCTTGCGCTTGCCATCCAGCAGATCGGCGGCGGACCGGTGCTGTTCGTGGGCGACAGCGAGGTCGATGCCGAAACCGCGCATCGGGCGGGGGTGCCCTTGCTGCTGTTCAGCGGGGGCTACCGCAGCACGCCGGTCGCCGATCTGGCGCATCGGGCGGCATTCGATCACTGGCAGGACATGCCCGCGCTGGTCAGATGA
- a CDS encoding NAD(P)/FAD-dependent oxidoreductase encodes MTQPARLGDVSFWYADIGLPDRRPALAGDTACDVCIIGAGYTGLWAAYYLKQADPSLDILVVEREFAGFGASGRNGGWLSGGFAWSHEKYLAQSSESAVRAMVQAMNGTVDEVIRVAEAEAIDADILRTDELMVATTPAQLARAEAEVAHRRHWGELRAHMIGAGQSRSRVDIPGTLGAMLVEGVARVQPAKLVRGLARVVQAMGVRIVEGTGVTEFGAGEVLTDKGRIEARTILRCTEGFTATLPGLRREWLPMNSAQIVTEPLGDDVWSKIGWQGHEILGDFANAYCYCQRTREGRITVGARGVPYRFGSAIDENGTPDAETVRRLTAILHRHFPAARGARIDHGWCGVLGVPRDWCATVGFDPATRIGWAGAMSGSGFRPRTCRGARCAIWCWGARQSLPLCHGSTAVCGNGSRSRCAGSGCGACMRFTPPPTGPRRGVVLRHGWHVLATD; translated from the coding sequence ATGACTCAGCCCGCCCGCCTTGGTGATGTTTCCTTCTGGTATGCCGATATAGGCCTGCCCGACCGCCGCCCCGCGCTGGCAGGCGATACGGCTTGCGATGTCTGCATCATCGGCGCGGGCTATACGGGGCTTTGGGCCGCCTATTACCTGAAACAGGCCGATCCATCGCTGGACATTCTGGTGGTGGAAAGGGAATTCGCGGGCTTTGGCGCTTCGGGGCGCAATGGCGGCTGGCTGTCGGGCGGCTTTGCCTGGAGCCACGAAAAATACCTCGCGCAGTCTTCGGAAAGCGCCGTTCGGGCCATGGTTCAGGCGATGAACGGCACGGTGGACGAGGTGATCCGCGTTGCCGAGGCCGAAGCGATCGACGCCGACATCCTGCGCACCGACGAGCTGATGGTGGCGACCACGCCCGCGCAACTTGCGCGGGCCGAGGCCGAGGTGGCGCATCGGCGGCATTGGGGCGAGCTGCGGGCGCATATGATCGGGGCGGGACAGTCACGCTCGCGCGTGGACATTCCCGGAACGCTGGGGGCGATGCTGGTGGAAGGCGTGGCCCGCGTGCAACCGGCCAAGCTGGTGCGGGGCCTCGCGCGGGTGGTTCAGGCGATGGGGGTGCGGATCGTCGAGGGCACGGGCGTTACCGAATTCGGTGCGGGCGAGGTGCTGACCGACAAAGGGCGGATCGAGGCCCGCACCATCCTGCGCTGCACCGAGGGCTTCACCGCCACGCTGCCCGGCCTGCGGCGCGAGTGGTTGCCGATGAATTCTGCCCAGATCGTGACGGAACCGCTGGGCGACGATGTGTGGTCAAAGATCGGCTGGCAGGGGCATGAAATCCTTGGCGATTTCGCCAATGCCTATTGCTATTGCCAGCGCACACGCGAAGGGCGGATCACCGTTGGGGCGCGGGGGGTGCCCTATCGTTTCGGGTCGGCGATCGACGAGAACGGCACACCGGATGCCGAGACCGTGCGGCGATTGACAGCGATCTTGCACCGGCATTTCCCTGCAGCGCGGGGAGCGCGGATCGACCATGGCTGGTGCGGGGTGCTCGGCGTGCCGCGCGACTGGTGCGCCACGGTGGGCTTCGATCCGGCCACGCGCATCGGTTGGGCGGGGGCTATGTCGGGGTCGGGGTTTCGACCTCGAACCTGTCGGGGCGCACGCTGCGCGATCTGGTGCTGGGGGGCGAGACAGAGCTTACCGCTCTGCCATGGGTCAACCGCCGTGTGCGGAAATGGGAGCCGGAGCCGCTGCGCTGGGTCGGGGTGCGGGGCATGTATGCGCTTTACGCCGCCGCCGACCGGGCCGAGGCGGGGGGTGGTCCTCCGTCACGGCTGGCACGTCTTGGCAACAGATTGA
- a CDS encoding acyl-CoA dehydrogenase has product MSLDSPVLKAKDAPDLGRFDWEDPFRLDDQLTEEERMLRDGARAYAQEKLQPRVIAAYRDETTDPAIFREMGEMGLLGVTVPEEYGGLGASYVAYGLIAREVERVDSGYRSMMSVQSSLVMYPIYAYGTEAQRQKFLPKLASGEWIGCFGLTEPDAGSDPAGMKTVARKTANGYVLNGAKMWISNAPIADVFVVWAKSEAHGGKIKGFVLEKGMKGLSAPKVGGKLSLRASITGEIVMKDVEVGEDALLPNVEGLKGPFGCLNRARYGISWGVMGAAEFCMHAARQYGLDRKQFGKPIAQTQLYQLKLANMLTEISLGLQASLRVGRLLDEANAAPEMISIIKRNNCGKALDAARWARDMHGGNGIQEDYQIMRHMVNLETVNTYEGTHDVHALILGRAITGLQAFF; this is encoded by the coding sequence ATGAGCCTTGATTCCCCCGTGCTGAAAGCCAAGGACGCGCCCGATCTGGGGCGGTTCGACTGGGAAGACCCCTTCCGGCTGGACGACCAGCTGACGGAAGAAGAGCGGATGCTGCGCGACGGGGCGCGGGCTTACGCGCAGGAAAAGCTGCAACCGCGCGTGATCGCGGCCTACCGTGACGAGACGACCGATCCGGCGATCTTCCGCGAGATGGGCGAAATGGGGCTGCTGGGCGTGACGGTGCCGGAAGAATACGGCGGGCTTGGCGCGTCTTACGTGGCATACGGGTTGATCGCGCGCGAGGTCGAGCGGGTCGACAGCGGCTATCGCAGCATGATGTCGGTGCAATCGAGCCTTGTGATGTATCCGATCTATGCTTACGGCACCGAGGCCCAGCGGCAGAAATTCCTGCCGAAACTGGCAAGTGGCGAATGGATCGGCTGCTTCGGCCTGACCGAGCCTGACGCAGGGTCTGACCCTGCGGGGATGAAGACCGTCGCGAGGAAAACCGCGAACGGCTATGTGCTGAACGGCGCGAAGATGTGGATCTCCAACGCGCCGATCGCCGATGTCTTCGTGGTCTGGGCCAAGTCGGAAGCGCATGGCGGCAAGATCAAGGGCTTCGTGCTGGAAAAGGGCATGAAGGGGCTTTCCGCGCCGAAAGTGGGGGGCAAGCTGTCGCTTCGCGCCAGCATCACCGGCGAGATCGTGATGAAGGATGTCGAAGTCGGCGAAGATGCGCTTTTGCCGAATGTCGAGGGGCTGAAGGGCCCGTTCGGCTGCTTGAACCGCGCTCGATATGGTATTTCGTGGGGTGTGATGGGGGCGGCCGAGTTCTGCATGCATGCCGCCCGCCAGTATGGGCTGGACCGCAAACAGTTCGGCAAGCCCATCGCGCAGACCCAGCTTTACCAGTTGAAGCTGGCCAATATGCTGACCGAAATTTCGCTGGGCCTGCAAGCGAGCCTGCGCGTGGGGCGGCTTTTGGACGAGGCGAATGCAGCGCCCGAGATGATCTCGATCATCAAGCGCAACAACTGCGGCAAGGCGCTGGATGCGGCGCGCTGGGCGCGGGATATGCATGGCGGCAACGGGATTCAAGAAGATTACCAGATCATGCGGCATATGGTGAACCTCGAAACCGTGAACACCTACGAGGGCACGCATGACGTGCATGCGCTGATCCTCGGGCGGGCGATCACGGGGCTTCAGGCGTTCTTCTGA
- a CDS encoding LysR substrate-binding domain-containing protein, giving the protein MYARRNLPSLSGLLALEAVARLGTATAAAAELNLTAGAISRALKEVEATLGQTLLLRDRQRLRLTPAGSEYVSQARHALDTLGGAAERLRSSAGGALSLAILPAFGMHWLAPRLPLFRAMHPEVALSLSTRLRPFDLSAEGFDAAIHYGRADWPAAGHLRLMQEQVLPVCAPGFLPTPPRAPADILSHALLMIESRTGDWGRWFAAQGIAGQRPAGMMFDQFATMQQAAIHGLGIALLPTFLIADDLTAGRLIAAWGSPTPSNGAYWLVWAKDRPMRPPLQAFHDWIAGMVGPEGRVTD; this is encoded by the coding sequence ATGTATGCGCGGCGGAACCTGCCATCGCTCTCGGGCCTGCTTGCGTTGGAAGCCGTGGCCCGCCTTGGCACCGCCACTGCGGCGGCGGCCGAGCTGAACCTGACGGCGGGCGCGATCAGCCGCGCGCTGAAAGAGGTCGAAGCCACCCTTGGCCAAACGCTGCTCTTGCGGGACCGTCAGCGCCTGCGCCTGACCCCTGCGGGGTCGGAATACGTCAGTCAGGCCCGCCATGCGCTCGACACGCTCGGCGGTGCGGCCGAGCGTTTGCGGTCCAGCGCGGGCGGTGCGCTCTCGCTCGCCATCCTGCCCGCTTTCGGGATGCACTGGCTTGCCCCGCGCCTGCCGCTGTTTCGCGCGATGCATCCCGAGGTCGCGTTGTCGCTTTCGACCCGGCTTCGCCCCTTCGACCTTTCCGCCGAAGGCTTCGATGCCGCCATCCACTACGGTCGCGCCGATTGGCCCGCAGCCGGACACCTGCGCCTGATGCAGGAACAGGTGCTTCCCGTCTGCGCCCCCGGCTTCCTGCCAACCCCGCCCCGCGCGCCCGCAGACATCCTGTCGCACGCCCTTTTGATGATCGAAAGCCGCACCGGCGACTGGGGCCGCTGGTTCGCTGCCCAAGGCATCGCAGGACAACGCCCCGCGGGCATGATGTTCGACCAGTTCGCCACCATGCAGCAGGCCGCCATCCACGGCCTCGGCATCGCGCTGTTGCCGACCTTTCTGATCGCCGACGACCTGACCGCAGGCCGCCTGATCGCCGCATGGGGCAGCCCGACCCCGTCGAACGGCGCCTATTGGCTGGTCTGGGCAAAAGACCGCCCGATGCGCCCGCCGTTGCAGGCCTTTCACGACTGGATCGCGGGGATGGTAGGCCCGGAGGGACGGGTGACTGACTGA
- a CDS encoding tyrosine-type recombinase/integrase → MRTKNHHLLNRKGNWTFKIRIPSDLAQSYTDRRSGFLEESLKTSDVEQARVMRDQRLKRYDRLWTEMRLKNGKDVIGSFTAHESQTPDQIEATIDHLATQLDDMAMKRSAGGHFDDLDDAREEVIESVEGAALWRKIQVLRGDLTPLAPLCEAWLATKGKKSAKTLSDYRLALRLLVDEFPHRESVTWAKARNFLARLMGEKAKGTVEKYTIAYKGVWEHNGWATEASMWSVKNMDSAIPTLKVRSYTDDQFVKLMDGIRAKGKRKLWLAVKIAAYSGASLSGIVGMELRDWDTDRPSLFLPETKKEWRSRSIPCHPAIIADVEEWVGGRLANQTITNQFSEMKTELGFGKEHHFHSFRHSVANRLENARVSSREVKRLMGHLIGNITFDTYSAEGLGYEVLNEVVRAIRWPEVTY, encoded by the coding sequence GTGAGAACCAAGAACCACCATCTTCTCAACAGAAAGGGCAACTGGACGTTCAAGATACGCATTCCCTCGGACCTTGCTCAATCCTACACCGACCGTAGATCAGGATTTCTCGAAGAGTCCCTTAAAACGAGTGACGTTGAGCAAGCACGGGTGATGCGCGACCAACGACTTAAGCGTTACGATCGGCTTTGGACCGAGATGCGGCTGAAGAACGGTAAGGACGTTATTGGTTCATTCACAGCTCATGAGAGTCAAACACCCGATCAGATCGAAGCGACCATCGACCACCTTGCCACTCAACTTGATGACATGGCTATGAAGCGTAGCGCAGGGGGCCACTTCGATGACCTTGATGACGCACGGGAAGAGGTGATTGAGAGCGTTGAAGGGGCCGCGCTGTGGCGCAAGATTCAGGTGCTGCGCGGTGACCTGACTCCTCTCGCCCCACTCTGTGAAGCCTGGCTGGCCACCAAGGGGAAGAAGAGCGCAAAGACGCTGTCCGACTACCGCCTTGCCTTGCGCTTGTTGGTCGATGAGTTCCCCCACAGAGAGAGCGTGACATGGGCGAAGGCCCGTAATTTCCTTGCCCGGCTGATGGGCGAGAAGGCAAAGGGGACGGTTGAGAAGTACACCATCGCTTACAAGGGCGTCTGGGAACACAACGGATGGGCCACAGAGGCTTCTATGTGGTCCGTGAAGAACATGGACAGCGCAATTCCGACTCTCAAAGTTCGGTCGTATACCGATGACCAGTTCGTGAAACTGATGGACGGTATAAGGGCCAAAGGGAAACGGAAACTGTGGCTGGCGGTCAAGATCGCCGCGTACAGTGGTGCATCGCTCAGCGGTATCGTCGGTATGGAACTGAGGGATTGGGACACGGATCGTCCCAGCCTCTTCCTCCCTGAGACCAAGAAGGAATGGAGGTCTAGGTCCATCCCTTGCCACCCAGCAATTATAGCGGATGTCGAGGAATGGGTTGGGGGAAGACTCGCCAATCAGACGATCACCAACCAGTTCTCGGAGATGAAGACCGAACTAGGTTTCGGCAAGGAACATCACTTCCACTCCTTCCGCCACTCGGTCGCCAATCGGCTTGAGAACGCGAGGGTTAGTAGCCGAGAGGTCAAGCGGTTGATGGGTCACCTGATCGGGAACATCACCTTCGACACGTACAGCGCCGAAGGCTTGGGCTATGAGGTGTTGAACGAAGTGGTCAGGGCAATCCGTTGGCCAGAGGTGACCTACTGA
- a CDS encoding recombinase family protein, translated as MIIGYARTSTTDQTAGLEAQQRELTEAGSDKLFVEQVSSVDVVNRVKLAEALDFLREGDVLVVTKLDRLARSVAHLFEVLERITTKGASLRILGMGIDTATPTGKLMLTILGGVAEFERSIMLERQREGIAKAKAEGKYKGRKPTARAQAEEVKRLRAEGVGASEIAQRLGMGRASVYRVMGDQ; from the coding sequence TTGATCATCGGCTACGCAAGGACTTCGACCACTGACCAGACGGCAGGGCTTGAGGCACAACAACGGGAATTGACCGAGGCAGGGTCTGATAAGCTGTTCGTGGAACAGGTCTCCTCTGTGGATGTGGTCAACCGTGTGAAGCTGGCAGAAGCCTTGGACTTCCTGCGCGAAGGGGATGTGTTGGTGGTTACCAAGCTGGACCGCCTCGCCCGCTCCGTTGCTCATCTGTTCGAGGTGCTGGAGCGTATCACCACCAAGGGGGCAAGCCTTCGCATCCTTGGGATGGGGATCGATACCGCAACACCCACGGGCAAGCTGATGCTGACCATCCTTGGCGGTGTGGCTGAGTTTGAACGGTCGATCATGCTGGAGCGTCAGCGCGAGGGCATCGCCAAGGCCAAGGCAGAGGGCAAGTACAAGGGCCGTAAGCCCACGGCACGGGCGCAAGCGGAAGAGGTCAAGCGCCTCAGGGCAGAAGGCGTAGGAGCGTCAGAGATCGCCCAGCGCCTTGGGATGGGCCGTGCCAGCGTGTACAGGGTCATGGGCGATCAGTAG
- the purM gene encoding phosphoribosylformylglycinamidine cyclo-ligase, translating into MTNGLTYAQAGVDIDAGNALVERIKPAAKRTARSGSMSGLGGFGALFDLRAAGYSDPILVAATDGVGTKLRIAIDTGNVDTIGIDLVAMCVNDLVCQGAEPLLFLDYFATGKLDVDQATRIINGIAAGCEASGCALIGGETAEMPGMYHKGDFDLAGFAVGAMERGADLPAGVVEGDVLLGLASDGVHSNGYSFVRKVVELSGLSWDAASPFGDGTLGEALLAPTRLYVKQALAAIRAGGVHALAHITGGGLTENPPRVLPDGLACEIDLTAWTLPPVFRWLATTANIAESEMLKSFNCGIGMMLVVSADRAEDLTALLRDAGETVVTLGRVVEGEGVIYKGQLV; encoded by the coding sequence ATGACGAACGGCCTTACCTATGCTCAGGCAGGTGTGGACATCGACGCAGGCAACGCGCTGGTCGAACGGATCAAACCGGCGGCCAAGCGCACGGCGCGGTCGGGCAGCATGTCGGGCCTTGGCGGGTTCGGCGCGCTTTTCGACCTTAGGGCCGCCGGCTACAGCGATCCGATCCTTGTCGCGGCAACCGACGGGGTGGGCACCAAACTGCGCATCGCCATAGACACCGGCAATGTCGACACGATCGGCATCGACCTTGTGGCGATGTGCGTGAACGATCTGGTCTGCCAAGGGGCCGAGCCGCTGCTCTTTCTCGACTATTTCGCCACCGGCAAGCTCGATGTCGATCAGGCCACCCGCATCATCAACGGCATCGCTGCGGGCTGCGAGGCATCGGGCTGCGCCTTGATCGGCGGCGAGACCGCCGAAATGCCGGGCATGTATCACAAGGGCGACTTCGACCTTGCCGGTTTCGCCGTCGGCGCGATGGAGCGCGGCGCCGACCTGCCTGCAGGGGTTGTCGAAGGTGACGTGCTGCTGGGCCTTGCTTCGGACGGGGTGCATTCCAACGGTTACAGCTTCGTCCGCAAGGTCGTCGAACTGTCGGGCCTGTCATGGGATGCGGCATCCCCCTTTGGTGACGGCACCCTGGGCGAGGCACTGCTTGCCCCGACCCGCCTTTACGTCAAACAGGCGCTTGCCGCGATCAGGGCAGGCGGCGTGCATGCGCTGGCCCATATCACCGGCGGCGGGCTGACCGAAAACCCGCCCCGCGTGCTGCCTGATGGCCTCGCCTGCGAGATCGACCTGACGGCTTGGACCCTGCCGCCTGTGTTCCGCTGGCTCGCTACCACTGCGAATATCGCGGAATCAGAGATGCTCAAATCCTTCAACTGCGGCATCGGCATGATGCTGGTGGTTTCTGCCGACCGCGCCGAAGACCTGACCGCGCTGCTGCGTGACGCGGGCGAGACCGTCGTCACCCTCGGTCGCGTGGTCGAAGGCGAAGGCGTGATTTACAAAGGCCAGCTGGTGTGA
- the purN gene encoding phosphoribosylglycinamide formyltransferase, with the protein MLALLADMAQGDHPATPVLVASNDPLAGGLAKAASLGVPTAAVSHRGLARDAFEASLLEPILAAKPDILLLAGFMRVLTPGFVHRFAGRMLNIHPSLLPKYPGLHTHQRAIDAGDTQAGCTVHLVTPVLDDGPILGQACVPILAGDTAGTLAARVLVQEHRLYPAVLRRFATGDRTPLLA; encoded by the coding sequence ATGCTGGCGCTGCTGGCCGACATGGCGCAGGGCGACCATCCCGCCACGCCGGTTCTGGTGGCCTCGAACGACCCGCTGGCGGGCGGTCTGGCAAAGGCTGCAAGCCTCGGCGTGCCGACCGCCGCTGTCAGCCACCGCGGGCTTGCGCGTGATGCGTTCGAGGCGTCCCTGCTTGAGCCGATCCTCGCCGCCAAACCCGACATCCTGCTGCTCGCCGGTTTCATGCGCGTCCTGACCCCCGGTTTCGTTCACCGCTTCGCAGGCCGGATGCTGAACATCCACCCCTCGCTCTTGCCGAAATACCCCGGCTTGCACACCCATCAACGCGCCATCGATGCAGGTGACACCCAAGCGGGCTGCACCGTGCACCTCGTCACCCCCGTGCTCGACGATGGCCCGATCCTCGGTCAGGCCTGCGTCCCCATCCTTGCGGGCGACACCGCAGGCACCCTCGCCGCCCGCGTTCTGGTGCAGGAACACCGCCTTTACCCCGCCGTCCTGCGCCGCTTTGCCACGGGCGACCGGACCCCGCTCCTTGCCTGA
- the rnd gene encoding ribonuclease D, with translation MRTITTTEDLAAFCEAAKTQPYVTIDTEFLRERTYWSKLCLIQMALPGKDGDAVLVDPIEGDKMSMEPLYDLFRHRATVKVFHAARQDLEIFFVEGNVFPEPLFDTQVAAMVCGFGEQVGYETLVKKIARENLDKTSRFTDWSRRPLTTAQAEYALADVTHLREIYEWLSAQLAKNGRTKWVDEELGILTDPATYTVHPEEAWLRVKTRTTSGRFLAIVKALARFREDYAQKHNVPRSRVMKDDALLELASTRPTTTEELGRSRLLLREGRKPEIADGILAAVKEGLEMKPEDMPKPDLSRDQLQVNPALADLLRVLLKAKSEQLGVAAKLIANASDLDAIAAGERQVEALSGWRAEAFGDDAMRLCRGEIALSAKGTEVRVVRL, from the coding sequence ATGCGCACCATCACCACGACCGAAGACCTCGCCGCCTTCTGCGAAGCTGCGAAGACGCAGCCCTACGTCACCATCGACACAGAGTTCCTGCGCGAGCGGACCTATTGGTCCAAGCTGTGCCTGATCCAGATGGCGCTTCCGGGCAAGGACGGCGATGCCGTGCTGGTCGACCCGATCGAGGGCGACAAGATGTCGATGGAACCGCTTTACGACCTGTTTCGTCACCGCGCGACGGTCAAGGTGTTCCACGCCGCACGGCAAGACCTCGAAATCTTCTTCGTCGAAGGCAATGTCTTTCCCGAACCGCTGTTCGACACGCAGGTCGCTGCGATGGTCTGCGGTTTCGGCGAACAGGTCGGCTACGAGACCTTGGTTAAGAAAATCGCCCGCGAAAACCTCGACAAGACCTCGCGCTTTACCGATTGGTCGCGCCGCCCGCTGACCACGGCGCAGGCAGAATATGCGCTGGCCGACGTGACCCACCTGCGCGAAATCTACGAATGGCTTTCCGCCCAGTTGGCCAAGAACGGCCGCACCAAATGGGTCGACGAGGAATTGGGCATCCTGACCGATCCCGCCACCTATACCGTCCACCCCGAAGAGGCATGGCTGCGCGTGAAAACCCGCACCACCTCGGGCCGCTTCCTTGCCATCGTCAAGGCGCTTGCCCGTTTCCGCGAGGATTACGCCCAGAAACACAACGTCCCGCGCAGCCGCGTGATGAAGGATGACGCGCTTCTGGAACTCGCCTCGACCCGGCCCACGACAACCGAAGAACTCGGCCGCTCGCGGCTTTTGCTGCGCGAAGGCAGGAAGCCCGAAATCGCCGACGGTATACTTGCCGCCGTGAAAGAGGGACTCGAGATGAAGCCCGAAGACATGCCCAAACCAGATCTCAGCCGCGACCAGTTGCAGGTCAATCCCGCTTTGGCCGACCTGTTGCGCGTGCTTTTGAAGGCGAAATCCGAACAGCTTGGCGTCGCGGCAAAGCTGATCGCCAACGCGTCGGACCTCGATGCCATTGCGGCGGGCGAACGTCAGGTCGAAGCGCTTTCGGGCTGGCGGGCCGAGGCGTTCGGCGATGACGCGATGCGACTTTGCCGTGGTGAAATCGCACTGTCTGCCAAAGGCACCGAAGTCAGGGTCGTCCGGCTTTAG
- a CDS encoding SufE family protein, with the protein MATEAFNDLAETFEFLDDWEDRYRHVIELGKAFPPMEDALKVPATKVQGCASQVWIQPMIDGGRYDFQGDSDAMIVKGLIAVLHTLYAGVPVADIARIDAPAELARLGLTDHLSAQRSNGLRSMVERIQKTAAEAQAR; encoded by the coding sequence ATGGCAACCGAAGCCTTCAACGACCTTGCCGAAACCTTCGAATTCCTCGACGACTGGGAAGACCGTTACCGCCATGTCATCGAACTGGGCAAAGCCTTTCCCCCGATGGAAGACGCGCTGAAGGTGCCCGCAACCAAGGTGCAGGGCTGCGCCAGCCAAGTCTGGATCCAGCCGATGATCGACGGCGGTCGCTACGATTTTCAGGGCGACAGCGACGCGATGATTGTCAAGGGCCTGATCGCGGTGCTTCACACCCTTTATGCAGGCGTTCCGGTGGCCGATATCGCCCGCATCGACGCCCCCGCCGAACTCGCCCGACTGGGGCTGACCGACCATCTGTCGGCGCAACGCTCGAACGGCCTGCGGTCGATGGTCGAACGCATCCAGAAAACCGCCGCCGAAGCGCAGGCCCGCTAG
- a CDS encoding DUF427 domain-containing protein, with amino-acid sequence MTTITIRPAAGSYTIRAKGAILGETSRAVELLEGGRAPVIYVPREDMAMAFLDPSDRQTTCPHKGVASYYSVATPEGRLQDVVWSYENPKPGAEGIKGYLAFYPDVMVQRV; translated from the coding sequence ATGACCACGATCACGATCCGTCCGGCAGCGGGCAGCTATACGATACGGGCCAAGGGTGCGATCCTTGGCGAGACGTCGCGGGCGGTCGAATTGCTCGAAGGCGGCCGCGCGCCGGTGATCTATGTCCCGCGCGAGGATATGGCGATGGCCTTTCTGGACCCGAGCGACCGGCAGACCACTTGCCCGCACAAGGGGGTGGCCAGCTATTATTCGGTCGCAACCCCCGAGGGGCGGCTGCAAGACGTGGTCTGGTCTTACGAAAACCCCAAACCCGGGGCCGAGGGGATAAAGGGATATCTCGCCTTTTATCCCGATGTGATGGTGCAGCGGGTCTAG